One Helianthus annuus cultivar XRQ/B chromosome 12, HanXRQr2.0-SUNRISE, whole genome shotgun sequence genomic region harbors:
- the LOC110893501 gene encoding SH3 domain-containing protein C23A1.17-like — MAISATPSPPHDFEPGLEPDFVPVEQPVDAPADPEPIPAPELLPDHDPIPFGIPDIAPLIPEPVPAPFDPPVIEPVTPPLAPAPVDVAPFHPTESDVHRVDLPIVFLQDIPTPRPGEGTSSQQPSRDPHISAAFPHIPQSAPYDHFTSSPLDEPLRWFPPYTNRIFYPYHP, encoded by the coding sequence ATGGCGATCTCAGCTACACCGTCTCCTCCACATGACTTTGAGCCTGGACTTGAGCCTGATTTTGTCCCTGTTGAGCAGCCTGTTGATGCACCTGCTGATCCTGAGCCGATACCTGCTCCTGAGCTTTTGCCTGATCATGATCCTATCCCATTTGGCATACCTGACATTGCACCACTCATACCAGAGCCAGTTCCTGCACCCTTTGACCCTCCTGTTATTGAGCCAGTCACTCCTCCACTAGCACCTGCACCTGTTGATGTTGCTCCTTTTCACCCAACGGAGTCTGATGTACACCGTGTCGACCTACCTATTGTTTTCTTGCAGGATATACCCacaccccgtccaggggaaggcaCTTCTAGCCAGCAGCCTAGCCGTGACCCTCATATTTCAGCAGCTTTTCCCCACATACCTCAGTCTGCACCTTATGATCATTTTACTTCTTCACCACTCGATGAGCCACTCAGATGGTTCCCACCTTACACCAATCGCATTTTTTATCCCTACCATCCTTAG